ATTCCTTGAAGAAGCCGTGCTGCGAGTTGAGCACCGATCGCCACTGGCCGTCGCGGATCGGATGGGCGGCCTTCTTCTCTTCGGCCTCCTTTTCGTCGATGGCGTACGGCATGAACACGGCCTCGCCATTGCCGCCGCCGGTGTAGTTGGAGTGCGCGGCCAGGAGCACCCCGTTCGCGTCGAGCGCGCCGGCATGCCGCGACATCGCCGCGCCGCGATAGTAATCGTGCTGGATGTCGTTCTCGCGCGTCCAGATGGTCTTGACCGGCACCGGCGACATCGCCCTGGCCACGCGCACGCCGAGATCCACGTAGTCGAACGTGAACGGCAGGCGCCGGCCGAAGCCGCCACCGAGCAGGAAATTCGTGAGCTTCACATTCCCGGTATCGAGGCCGAGCGCCTTGGCCGCGACGCTGCGCGCGTTCAGCGGATCCTGCACGCCGGCCCACACCTCCGCGCGATCGTTCTCAACCCTGGCCGTGCACACCATGGGCTCCATCGTCGCGTGCGCGAGAAACGGTGCGCGGTAATCGGCGGTGACGGTTGTCGCGGCGTTCTTCGGCAGCGCCGGCGCCGGGCCGAGCGCCTGGTCGAAGGCCGCGAAAATCGACGCCGTCGAGACCGCGCCGTGTCCGGCATCGCTGAACTCCGGCGTGAGAGCGGCCAGCGCGCGGCGGGCGCGCCAGAAGCTGTCGGCAACCACCGCCACCGCCTCGTCTAACCGCACGACTTTCTTGACGCCGGGCATCGCCTCGGCGGGCGCGGTGTCAACCGACACCAGCTTGCCGCCCTGCACCGGCGCGATTGCGAGCGCGGCGTAGAGCATGCCCGGCAGGGTGAAGTCGATGGCATAGACGGCGCTGCCGTCCACCTTGGAGGGGATGTCGAGCCGCTTCGCCGAGGTACGGCGAATGGTAAAGGTGTCGGGGTTCTTGAGCGCCGGGCTGGTCGGCACCGATTCGGCCGCTGCCGCGCGCGCGAGTTCACCGTAGGTGGCGCTCTTACCCGAGGCCGCGTGGGCGACGCGCGACGCCTTGGCCGCGCACTCGGCGGCCGGCACGTTCCACTGCTTCGCGGCGGCCGCCACGAGCATCTCCTTCGCGGCGGCGCCGGCCACCCGCATGCCCCACTCGCCGGTGCCCCGCACCGCGGTCGAACCGCCCGTCACCATGAGGCCGAACCACTCCATGGCCTTGAAGGCGCCGTAATCGACGCCGCGCCCCAGCATGGCCGGCACGTAGCCGCCACCCATGGCGCGGATGATGTAGCCGTTGGCGTACTCGTCGAGCGCCGGTGCTTCTTCGGCGCGGACCAGCGACCAGTCGGCTTCCAGTTCCTCGGCCGCCATCATGGCCAGCGCCGTCGGCGTGCCCTGGCCCATCTCGCAGTGCGGGATCAGGATCTCGATCAGGTTGTCGGGCGTGATCGTGATCCAGGTCGTGAGCTGACCCTTGGCCGCGGCATCGTCCGACACGAGTGAGTGCCGGCTGGGTGCGAAGGTGAAGCCGGCGACGCCGATGAGGAAACCGCCGCCGGCCACCGTGCCGGCGCCGATGAACGCGCGCCTGGTCCACTTGTTCATGACACGCTCCCTTCGGTGGTGGTGCTGGCGACGGAGGCGATGGCATGAATGGCGGTCCGCACGCGCGTGAACGTGCCGCAACGGCAGACGTTGGTCAGGCGGGCGTCGATGTCGGCATCGGTCGGCTTCGGCGTCTCGGCGAGCAGCGCCGCAACGGCCATGATCATGCCCGACTGGCAATAGCCGCACTGCGGCACTTGATGCGCCACCCAGGCGGCCTGCACCTGGTGCAGCGTGCCGTCTTGCGCCAGCCCTTCAATCGTCGTCACACTCTTGCCCTCGGCAGCCGAGGTCGGCAGGACGCACGAGCGCACCGGCCGGCCATCGAGATGCACGGTGCACGCGCCACAGGCGGCGATGCCACAGCCGAACTTGGTGCCGGTGAGCCCGACGGTTTCGCGCAGCGCCCACAACAGGGGCATCTCCGGTTCGACATCGAGGGTGTGGGTCGTGCCGTTGACGGTGAGGGTGATGGCCATGAATCCTCTTTGGCCGCGCGGCGTACGCGGTGCCACGAGGATACGTCAATCGACCGAGTCGAGGACCGACCGCAGCTTGCGCCCCAGGGCGTCGGCGGTGAAGGGCTTGGGGAGAAAGGCAATGCCCGCCAGCAGGACGCCTTGCCGGTCGATGGTGCCTGGCGGGTAGCCCGACATGTAGATCACCTTCAAGGACGGCCGCTCGACGAGCAGTTCTCGGGTCAGCTCGGGGCCGCTGGCGCCGGGCATCACGACATCGGCGAGGATCACGGCGATGTCCGGGTGCTCGTCGAACAACCGCCGCGCCTCGCCCGCGTTGGCGGCGCTCAGCACCGTATAGCCTTGCCGCGCCAGCAGCAGGCCGATCAGGTTGCGCAGTCCGTCGGCGTCCTCGACGACCAGCACGGTCTCGGTGCCACCCAGCTGGTTGACGACCGCCGGCGGAGCCGGCGCGGTCGCCGTCGCCGCGGCGGCGCGCGGGAAGTAGACCTTGAAGGCCGACCCCTTGCCGATCTCGCTGTATACCGTCACGCTGCCGCCGCTTCGGGCAATGGTGCCCTGGACACTGGCCAGGCCCAGCCCCGTGCCGCTGCCGCGAGTCTTGGTGGTGAAGAACGGCTCGAAGATCCGGGCCATCACTTCTGGCGACATGCCGATGCCGGTATCGGTGACGGTGAGGCACACGTGCGGGCCCGGCGCAACGCCCGGGTGCCCCTGCGCATAGTGCTGGTCGAGCTCGACGTCGGCGGTCTCGATCGTCAGCGTGCCGCCATCCGGCATGGCATCGCGGCCGTTGACCGCCAGGTTGATCACGATCTGCTCGAGTTGACTGCGGTCGATCGTCACCAGCGACAAGTCGGGCGCGAGGCCGAGCACGATCGTCACGTTCTCGCGGATCAACCGATCAAGCATCGCCCGCATGTCGGCGAGCACCACGTTGAGGTCGAAGGTCGAGGGCGCGATGATCTCCTTGCGGCTGAACGCCAGCAGTTGTCGCGTGAGTTCCGCCGCCCGCTGGCCGGCCTTCTGAATCTCGGTCACGTCGGCGCCATGGCGGTCGCCTGGCTGGAGGTCATCGAGCAGCAGTCCGCAATAGCCAAGAATGGCCGTCAGCAGGTTGTTGAAGTCGTGAGCGATGCCGCCGGCCAGTTGGCCGATCGCCTCCATCTTCTGGGCCTGTTGAAACTGCTCCTCCTGCGCCCGCCGGCTGGTGATGTCTTCGGACACCACCAGCACCCCGGTGACCTCCCCCTGCTCGTCGCGGTACGGCACCTTGACCGTGCGCACCCAGCGCCGCTCGCCGTTGGCGTGGTAGGGCTCCTCGATGTTGTGCAAGACGCCGCTGTCCATCACCTCGCGGTCGCTGGCGTTGGACGCCTCGGCCATGTCGGCCGGATGAAAGGCGGTCGCGTCCTTGCCGACGACATCCTCGACGCGCCGGCCGAGATCGCGGGCGTAGTTGGTGTTGCAGAACCGCACGACCGACTGTCGATCCCTGACGACGATGCGGTGGGGAAGATGTTCGAGCAGGTTGCGGTTGAGCCGTTCGCTCTGCCGCAGCGCGCTCTCGACCTCGAGGCGTTCCGCGGTCTCGTGCTCGAGCTCGTAGAGGCGGCCAATGTACCCTGCCATGGCCAGCACCTGCTGCTCTTCGGCGGCCGTGAACGCGCGCTCGTCGTTGCCGACCAGGCAGATCCAGCCATAGACGCTGGTCGGCGAGGTGATCGGCGCGATCAGGAAGTGCTGCACCTCGGGATGGCGGGCCGGGAACAGCCGGGACCCTGGCTCGGCGTTGGTCACTCGGCCGCGGGTCGAGCGCCGCTCGGTGATGACGGTCCCGAAAATGCCCGGCGGGCGGTCGCCGGCCGCGATCCACGGCTCGACATCGGGATCGGAGCACACCAGGCTGCGGAGCAGGCAGTCACGGCCGAGGATGCCAATGGTGACGTAGGACGCGCCGAACAGGTCGTGTACCGCCCAGCACGCGCGGCGCAAGCGGTGCGCTGAGTCGCGCATCGACGCGAAATCGAGGCCGATGTTGATCAGCGCGCGCAGGCGCGCGTTCGCCCGGCGCAGGTCGTCGGCCGTCTCCGACAACTGATCGCCCAGGAGCTGCAGCTGTTCGGCGTCGGCGCCGGCAACGCCGGCAGCGGCGGCACCGCCGGCCAGCACCAGATCGACAATCTTCAGCACTTCCTCCTGGAGTGGCGGCTTGGTGAGCACGTAGGGCACACCGCTGGCCCGCGCCATGGCCCGCGCCTCGCGTTCGCCGTAGGGCGCGGTGTAGAACAGCACCGGGAGGGCCGCGGTGGCGGGGTCGAGGCGGAGTCGGCGGACGAATTCGTAGCCGTCGAGCACCGGCATCAGCACGTCGCTGATCACCAGGTCGGGGCGATCGGACTGCACCACGGCCAGGCCAGCGTGGCCATTTTCGGCTTCGAGCAGGCGATGGCCGCGAGCGCTCAGCGGCGCAGCGAGCGCTCGGCGGTTACTGGCGAGGTCGTCGACGATCAGTATGACTGCCAAGCTCGCGGCCAGTATATGGGCCGCTCAGGGGGTGCGAGTGTTCAGAACAGGACAGCGCGCGGCCCGGCGCATAATGGCACATGCAGACACAACGCTTCCTCGTCACCGGCGGCAGCCAGGGCATTGGCGCCGCCATCGTCACTCAGGCGCGGGAGGCCGGCCACCAGGTCGTGTTTACCGGCCGCAATGAGGCGGAGATTGCCGCGGTGGCCAAGGCCACCGGCGCGCATGGCCTCAAGGCCGATGTGGCGGTTGACGCCGACAATGCGCGCACGATCGAGACCGCGCTTGGCGTGATGGGCGGCATCGACGTGCTGATCAACAACGCCGGCACCGGCTACAACGCCGAGATCGGCGCGCTCGACGTCGACAAGATGCGGCAACTGTTCGGCATCAACGTCTTCGGCATGGTGGATCTCACCAATCGCGTGGTGCCACTCATGAAGGCGCAGAAGAGCGGCGACATCGTGAACCTCGCCTCGACCTCGGGCACGAAGGGCGCCGTGGGCGGCACGGCGTACTCGGGCAGCAAGTGGGCCGTGCGCGGGATCAGCCAGTGCTGGCAGGCGGAACTGCGGCCGCACGGCATTCGGGTCGTGTGCATCTGCCCGTCGGAAGTGCAGACCAACTGGATGGGCAAGACCGGCCGCAACAACCCGAACAAGCTCTACGCTGGGGATATTGCCGCCACGATCATGGCAGGCCTGAACATGCCGCGTCGCGTGCTGTGGACGGAACTGGCGGTCTTTGCCAACAACCCCTGGAAGGAAGACTAGAAGGAGATTCAAGTGGGGAACAAACTGGGTTTTGAGGTGGAACTACCGATGGCCTTCGACGACGCGATTCCGCTGGTGAAGGACGCGTTGAAACAGGAAGGATTCGGCGTGTTGACGGAGATCGACCTGCGAGCGGCCTTCAAGGAAAAGCTCGGCAAGGACTTTCGTCCGTACGTCATTCTCGGCGCCTGCAACCCGCCGCTGGCGTACGCCGCGGTCACGGCCGATCCCTCGATCGGGCTGTTGCTGCCGTGCAACGTGACGGTGGAATCAACCGGCGAGGGTCGCAGCATGGTGCGACTGACCGATCCCGAACAGCTGCTCGGTGGCGTTGCTGCGGGCATGGCGCCGCACATGGTGGAAGTGGCGAAGGATGCGCGAGTCCGGATGGTGCGGGCGACGGACGCCCTGAAGCGCATCAGCGCGGCATAACGGCGACGTCGAGTCGCGACTCGCCGATCGCACCTCACCAGTGGGTTCCAATACGCTCATCCAGCACTTCGCTAGTTGGGAGCGGCGATCGTTTGGGCCGCCTCGAGTTCATCGAAACCGATCAGTGCACAGTGTTGCACTGATCGGCGGCGACCCCGTGCGATACTCGCCGCACACAGTGTTTTTTTTGGGCCGCGCGAGAAGTCACGGGAGAGAGGTCGATGAAGGCGAAGCAGGTGCGTCCCACCCGGAGCCATCATGATTGACCGAGCGTCGAGCTTCACCGATCGCCAGGCCCGCATCCTGATCGTGGACGACGAGCGCCCCAACCGGCAGTTGCTGGAGGGCATGCTGGCATCGGCCGGCTACGAGATCCGGATGGCGGCCGGCGGCCGCGAGGCGCTGGCGATGATCGATGACGAGCGTCCCGATCTCATCCTGCTCGACGTGATGATGCCCGACATGGACGGCGTCGACGTCGCGGCCGAACTCAAGAACGGGCTGACCACGCGGAATATTCCGATCGTCCTGGTGACGGGGCTCGACGACCGCGACGTGAGACTCCGCGGCCTGACGGCGGGGGCCGAAGACTTCCTGACCAAGCCGGTCGATCGCGCCGAGCTGTCGATGCGCGTGCGCAACCTGCTGCGCCTCAAGGCCTATGGCGACCACTTCGACCAGAATGCCCAGGTGCTGGAGGCCGAGGTCCTCGCCCGCACCTTTGAACTGCGCCAGGAGCGCGACCGCGCGGCGCGGTACCTGAGCACCGCCGACGTGTTCCTGCTCGCGCTCGACATCGACGGCCGCGTGACGCTGGCGAACCGGTATGCCTGCGAGGTGCTCGGCTGGGACGAGCAGGAGCTGATCGGCCGGGAGTGGGCCGAGAGCTGCCTGCCCGAACGCGCCCGGGCGGGGTTTCGTGGACGCTTCCTGCGCATGCTGACCGGCGAGTTCGCGCTCGCCGAGAACCCGGTGCTCGCGCGGTCGGGCGTCGAGCGGCTGATCGAATGGCGTAACACCGTGCTGCGCGACCCGAACGGCCACGTCACCGGGACCTTCAGCTCCGGCAGCGACATCACCGACCGCACCGCCGCGGTCGAAGCGCTGCAGATGGCAAACGAGCGCACCAGCTATGCCCTCGAGATTGCCAACGTGGGCATCTGGGATGTGGACTATCCGACCGGGGCCACGCGGTGGTCGCCGATCCTCGAGTCGCAGTACGGCCTGGCCCCGGGGGAGTTCGGTGGCACTCTCGAGTCGTTCATCGCGCGGATTCATCCCGAGGATCAAGCCGCCGCACGGACCGCACTCGCGGAGGGGGCGAAGTCGGGGGCCGACTTCTCGATCCACAACCGGGCGCTGTTGCCCGACGGCTCGCTGCGCTGGCTCCACAACACCGGTCGCTTTCAGTTGGGAAGCGATGGCGCGCCTCGGCGCGGCGTCGGCATCTCGCAGGATGTCACCGAACGGCGGCTGCTCGAAGCGCAACACCTGCAGGCCAACAAGATGGAGGCGGTCGGCCAATTGGCCGCCGGCGTGGCGCATGACTTCAACAACCTGCTGACGGTCATCAGCGGCTTCACCGAGCTGGTGGGCGAGACCTTCGACGCGGGCAGTCAGAATGCCACCGACCTGCAAGAAGTCCTCAAGGCGTCCAAGCGGGCCACCGAGTTGACGCGACAGTTGCTGGCGTTCAGCCGGCAACAGGTGCTCGACCCGATGCCCCTCGACGTCAACGCGCTGATTACCGACATGACCCGCATGCTCAACCGCTTGATTGGGGCCGACATCGCCGTGTCGCTGGTCCTGGCGCCAGGGCTGGCGGCGGCCCTGGCCGATCGTAGCCAGATCGAGCAGGTGGTCATGAACCTGGCGGTCAACGCCCGCGACGCCATGCCGAGCGGCGGCACGCTGACGATCGAAACCGCGGACGCCGACATCGAGAATTCGTCGTTCCACTCCGAAACCGTGATTGCCGGATCGTACGTCATGGTGTCGGTCACCGACACTGGCGCCGGCATGACCAAGGAAACCGAACGGCGCCTGTTCGAGCCCTTTTTCACGACCAAGCCCACCGGTAAGGGCACCGGCCTCGGCCTGTCCACCACCTACGGCATTGTCAAGCAAAGCAAGGGGTACATCTGGGTCTACAGCGAGCTCGGCCACGGCACGACCTTCAGGGTCTACCTGCCGCGCGCGGTTGGCGCGGCGGTCGCGGTCGCGCCTACCGCCGTGGCGACTGCGCCGGCGGCCCGTCCGTCAGAGACCGTGCTGCTCGTCGAAGACGAGCCGGGTGTGCGCGACCTGGCCAGGCGTATTCTCGACCGGGCAGGTTATCGAGTGATCGAAGCGGACAATGGCAATGACGCCGAACGGATGTACCATAGCCACGCTGGCGCGATCGCCATCGTGGTGACCGATGTGGTGATGCCCGGGTGTGGCGGGCCCGAGCTGGTGCAGCGGTTGCTGCTGGCGAACCCGGCACTCCGTTACCTCTACATGTCAGGCTACTCCGAGCACACCCTGATCAGGCTGGCTGACCTCGATCGCAGCCGGCCAGTCGTGCATAAACCGTTCACCGCCGCGAAGCTCCTGAGCCAGTTGCGCGAGACCCTGGATCGCTAGGCGCCGCCCGACCTGAAACCGAAGACGAGGACCAAGTGCATTCCATCCTGATCGTGGACGACGAAGTTGGCATCCGGCAGATCCTTTCGCGCTTTCTGACGCTGCCGGTCTACAGCCTGCGGGAGGCACCCGATGCCGAGACCGCGCTCGCCGTCATGACCGAGAGCCCAGCCGATGTGGTGTTGTGCGACATCGAGATGCCCGGCCAGGGCGGCTTGTGGCTGGCGGCGCAACTGCGCCAGCGGTTTCCGCACTCCGCCATCGTCCTGGCCACGGCGGTCGACACCATTCCTCCCACCACCAGCTTTCAGCCCGGCATCGTCGAGTACCTGGTCAAGCCATTCGAGAAAAGCCTGGTGCTGAGGGCCGTGACGAACGCGATCGCGTGGCGGGAGGCCGAGCTTGCCAAGCCCCCGGCGCGAACCGACGGCGCGGCCCGCCTTGACGCGTGGATGGACGCTGACCTCAAGGATCTTTAGCGCCGGCGTCGGTCTAACTCCAAAGTGTTGAGATCGGTGCCGCCACAATGCGGTCGGAGAGCGCGAACGCGCGGGGACCGGTATGCAGGACGATGCCGGCCACGAACTGCTCATCGAAGCGATCGCGCAGCGTCACCAGATGGCGGGCCGCCGCCGCGGTGGGCGCCGCGTCGGCCTTCACTTCAATCGCAATGAGCCGGCCGCCGCCGAGTTCCACCAGGAGGTCGACCTCGAGCCGGCCTTCCTGCTGCCGCACATGGAACAGCCGCGGCCGCGTCTCGCTAACCGGCACCTCGGCGCGGATCTGTGCGACCACGAACGTCTCGAGCAGCCGGCCGAACAGATCGCCCTGCCGGAGGGCGCCGCTGGTGTCGAGCCTCAGCGCGGCGCCGGCGATGGCCGGGTCGACCACGTGGCGCTTGGGACCCTGGACCAGTCGCTTGAGGCGGTGCGAGGTCCAGGCGGGCAGGTTTTCGGTCACGAACAGGTTGCTCAAGAGCCGGTCGTACGCGGCCGCGGTTTTTCGGTTGATCCCGGCGGCATCAAACAGCGTCCGTTCATCCGCCACACCGGCCGTGTTGAGCGCGTACGCTTCCACGTACCGGCGCAGTCGCACCGGATCGCGGCCGGCGTCCACGAGTTCAACGTCGCGAGTGAGCAGGTGCTCGAGGTAGCTGTCCAGCCAGCGCTGTCGAGCGGCGCCGGTGAGGCGCAGTGCCGGCTCCGGGAATCCACTCTGAAAAATCAGGTCCACGTAGCCGCGAAGATCGGGCGTGTGCCGGGCTGGCTCGAGCGGCGCCCCCGCGGCGACGCGGTCGACGAACGACGGCCCTCGGATGGCGCCCACCTGCTCGCGAATGGTCATGCCGAACATCGGCAGCCGCGTCACGCGACCAGTGCCAGGCCACCACTCGCCGTCCAGTTCAGCGCGAACCGAACCCGTGATGATGAAACGGCCTGGCTCAGGCCTGGTGTCTACGGCGCGCTTGACGGCGCCGAGCACGCCGGGCACCAATTGCCACTCGTCGATCAGCACGGGCTCCCGAAGTCCGCGCAGGGCAGCGTCCGGATCGGCCTTGAATGACTGCGCCTCGGCGGCGATGTCCAGCCGGACGATTGAGGCAGCGTGCCGGGCCGCCGTCGTCGTTTTTCCCGATGCTCTCGGGCCGACCAGCAGCAGTGCAGGCAACTGCCTGAACAGCAACTCGATCGCACCATCGAGCGCGCGCGGGGCATAAATCGCCACGCCCTAAAATACCACTATTACACACAAAGTGATGCCACTGTAACACATAGATCGATGCCAACATTACACGGAAGGCTAGCCGCTGAGGAACTGCCGCATCCGGGCCAGTTCCAACTCCAACTCGCGCTTGAACGCGGCTTCCCTTGGCGGCCGGCCCGCGACATAGCCGAGCGCAGCGAGCAATTGTCCGTCCTTCAGCGAGACGTTGGCCCAGCCGACGCAGCGGTCGCGCCAGAGCAGCGGCAGCGCGTAGTAGCCGAGCTTTCGCTTGGGCTCCGGTGTGTAGGCTTCGAATCGGTATGCCCAGTCCCACAACAGCTCGAAGCGCCGGCGATCCCACACCACGGGATCGAATGGCGCGAGCAGCCGTACGGCCTCTGGCGCCTGATCGTCCGGAATCGCTTCGCCCGCCGGCCAGTACCACGTCTGCCCATTGACCACGGCGTGTGACAGGCGCTGACGGGCGCGAACCTGGGCGGCCCGCACTTCGGCTCGCCAATGCGGCACCGCATATCTGAGCCGCGCGATCACGTACGACAGACTGGCCGCCGGCAGTGGCGCGTACTTGTGAACGACGATGTCGACCAGGGCGTCGAGGCGGGCGCGGCGGGCGAGTGCACCGCTGACGCCCTCGCCGGTCTGCTGCGCCGCATACAGGCGGATGCCGGTGTCGCGGCCGGCCACGCGCAGCAGCCCTTTGTAGTGCATGGCCTCGAGCATGTGCGTGGTGGCGCTGGAGGAGCCGCCCCAGTAATTGGTGACGCGGCCATGCGCGAAGTGCGCATCGACATCGCGTGGGTGAACCGTGCCGCGTTCGCGCACGAACGCCAGCAGCGCCGCCGCCCGCTTGTTGGACGCGTTGGGCGACAGGCCGGCGCGCGGGTGCATCAGCGCGTGCAGCCGCCGCGTGACGAAGCCGTAGTTGATGAAGACGTCTTCTTCGATCGGCAGGCGCGGGTACTGCCGCTCGAGATCGCCGGCGCGGTACCCCTCGACCCGTGGCCGCAGCGTCAAGTCCTGCGCGCGAGCCGGCGCGCGAATCGGGTCGGCCTGCACGAACCCCAGCGTGTCGATCGCGCGCGCCAGGGTGGTCGGCGGAAACAGGCTGCGCGTGACGGCGAACCGCCGCATGTCTTCGATTGTCGTCATCCGGGTCTTATGATCGACGGGATGCTACACTGGAGTCACCCCCCTGAAAGGACGAAGTTTGTCTGCGCTCACGAAGGTCGTGCTCCACGTGTGGAGCGACGGCACCTGCAGTTTGTTAACGGTTCCGCTTGATTGGCGCGCGGGCCACACCTTGCCCGAAAACGTGCCCGACGAGCGCTACGACACGCCGGAGCATGCGATGAGCGCGCTGGCCGATGCCGGCCGCTCGCAGAATCCCACCATGAGCTGGTATCGCGATCCCTCGAAGCGGCTCCCGGCCGATTCGGACGGCTCCCAACCGTCGGCGTGATGTAGCGTCCGGCTTTAGCCGGACCATCCCTAAAGCTTCTCGATCTTGCTGTAGAAGCCGCTGGTCTTCAGCGTGATCGTGACCGGTTCCCAGGTCAGGTTCTGCCAGAACCAGCCGTGGCGGCCATCGAACGGTGCGTGAAACGTACCGTGATCGCTCGCGGCTTCTTCGCCCTTCGCGTAGCTGGCCTCGCCGCCGGTGCCATCTCCGTACTCACCGTGCATGTCGAACTCGACGGTGCCGCCCGCGACCGTCCAACTGAACACGTAGCTGCTTCCCTTGACCATGGTCGCCTTGATCTCGACGCCCTCGCCGGGCTTTAGCGTCAGCGTCATCTCGTCGCTGCGAAAGGGCGCCTCGGGCCGGGTGACGGTGGCGGCGGCTTCGGGCGTCACCGGAATCGTCATGTCAATCGCCGACGCCGGCGGACGCAGCAGGCCGATCGCGTTGCCGATGCCCGTTGGGTCCATGCCGTACTCGGCCGGCAGGACGGCGGTAACCAGGACGGTCGCGGCGACCAGCAGGGCAATGCCAATCGCGCGCGCGAGCTGTGGCACGGTCGGCAGCGGTGGGGTGTTAGCAGAGGTCATGCGTTCCCAATCTGTGACTAATCGGTGTCTAATCTGTGGCCCTATTGCGTGGCGAAACCGACCAGTTGATAGCCGGCGAGGATGAAGCCGCAGGTCATCACGACGACGTTGGCGGCGAAGGCGTGGCGGTCGAAGCCGGGCGAGCGGCGCCAGAAGCCCATGGCGATCAGGATCGCACTTAGTCCCAGCACCTGTCCTAACTCCACGCCGACGTTGAAGGCGATGATGTTCGGCACCAGCCCCTCGGCCGACAGCGAGAAGTCTTGCAGCTTGGTGCCGAGACCGAGACCGTGAAACAGGCCGAAGATCCACACGGCCAGCTTGGTGTTGGGCTGAAAGCCGAACAGGCGCGTGAAGAAGCCCATGTTGTCGAGCGCCTTGTAGACCACCGACAGGCCGATGATGGCGTCGATCAGGAACGGGTTGACGTGCGTGCCGCTCATCACCGCGTAGAGCAGCGTGATGCTGTGGCCGACGGCGAACAGCGTGACGTAGAGCGCGACTTCCTTGAGGCGGTAGAGAAAGAAGATCACGCCGAACAGGAACAGCAGGTGGTCGTAGCCGGTGACCATGTGCTTGGCGCCGAGGTAGATGAAGACGGCCAGTTGCCGGCCCTGCGTGATCAGGTCCTTGTCGCTGGCGGCAACGCCGTGCGCGGACACGCCGTCGGCGAAGACCGTCGCCAGGACGAGGAGCAGGACGAGGTAGCGTCGGGTGGTCAATCGCCTGAAATTCTACCCTCAACGCTCGTCTGGTATAGTCGAAGAGTCTCGATGGTCCGGTCCACCGCACATCTCCTCGTCATCATGATGCTCCTGGCGTCGGGCCGGTTGCTCGCGTGCGGGTGGGAGTGTATGGACGAGCTCGCGGCGCCTGAGGCGGCTTCGTGCCACACGGAATCCGCGCCGGCCACGGCGATCAACGGGGACCCTGCGCACGCGTGCCTTCCTGACGTCGCTGAACCGCTGGTAAGGGTCGTCAAGACGCTCGAGGCGCAGGACCTGGCGGCGGCTCCGTTAGCGATACCGCTGGCCAGGCCCGACCGCGACCTCGCCCCTTCCAGTGCTCACCTGCATTCGTACCACCTCCGCCACGAGTCGCCGCATTTGGCGACACTCTCCGTCCTTCGCATCTGATCGTCCGCTCCTGTCGCCATTGCCAGGAGGGCGGCGCTTTAGCGCCGCCGTAATCGAACGAGGATGCATCAGATGATCAATCGACG
This genomic interval from Acidobacteriota bacterium contains the following:
- a CDS encoding molybdopterin-dependent oxidoreductase; this encodes MNKWTRRAFIGAGTVAGGGFLIGVAGFTFAPSRHSLVSDDAAAKGQLTTWITITPDNLIEILIPHCEMGQGTPTALAMMAAEELEADWSLVRAEEAPALDEYANGYIIRAMGGGYVPAMLGRGVDYGAFKAMEWFGLMVTGGSTAVRGTGEWGMRVAGAAAKEMLVAAAAKQWNVPAAECAAKASRVAHAASGKSATYGELARAAAAESVPTSPALKNPDTFTIRRTSAKRLDIPSKVDGSAVYAIDFTLPGMLYAALAIAPVQGGKLVSVDTAPAEAMPGVKKVVRLDEAVAVVADSFWRARRALAALTPEFSDAGHGAVSTASIFAAFDQALGPAPALPKNAATTVTADYRAPFLAHATMEPMVCTARVENDRAEVWAGVQDPLNARSVAAKALGLDTGNVKLTNFLLGGGFGRRLPFTFDYVDLGVRVARAMSPVPVKTIWTRENDIQHDYYRGAAMSRHAGALDANGVLLAAHSNYTGGGNGEAVFMPYAIDEKEAEEKKAAHPIRDGQWRSVLNSQHGFFKESFIDEMAHAAGKDPFEFRRGLLGEQPRFKAALEKAAAMSGWGTPLPTGEGRGIAVCDSFGTICAEVVHVAVSPDGQLKVLNVYAAVDCGDVVNLDGATAQVEGGIIFALSAALLSEITIDQGRIVQTNFRDYPMIHIADAPKITTAFIRSDAPLGGLGEPPVPPLAPALCNAIHAATGIRVRELPIKNTPLRT
- a CDS encoding (2Fe-2S)-binding protein; this encodes MAITLTVNGTTHTLDVEPEMPLLWALRETVGLTGTKFGCGIAACGACTVHLDGRPVRSCVLPTSAAEGKSVTTIEGLAQDGTLHQVQAAWVAHQVPQCGYCQSGMIMAVAALLAETPKPTDADIDARLTNVCRCGTFTRVRTAIHAIASVASTTTEGSVS
- a CDS encoding response regulator, producing MAVILIVDDLASNRRALAAPLSARGHRLLEAENGHAGLAVVQSDRPDLVISDVLMPVLDGYEFVRRLRLDPATAALPVLFYTAPYGEREARAMARASGVPYVLTKPPLQEEVLKIVDLVLAGGAAAAGVAGADAEQLQLLGDQLSETADDLRRANARLRALINIGLDFASMRDSAHRLRRACWAVHDLFGASYVTIGILGRDCLLRSLVCSDPDVEPWIAAGDRPPGIFGTVITERRSTRGRVTNAEPGSRLFPARHPEVQHFLIAPITSPTSVYGWICLVGNDERAFTAAEEQQVLAMAGYIGRLYELEHETAERLEVESALRQSERLNRNLLEHLPHRIVVRDRQSVVRFCNTNYARDLGRRVEDVVGKDATAFHPADMAEASNASDREVMDSGVLHNIEEPYHANGERRWVRTVKVPYRDEQGEVTGVLVVSEDITSRRAQEEQFQQAQKMEAIGQLAGGIAHDFNNLLTAILGYCGLLLDDLQPGDRHGADVTEIQKAGQRAAELTRQLLAFSRKEIIAPSTFDLNVVLADMRAMLDRLIRENVTIVLGLAPDLSLVTIDRSQLEQIVINLAVNGRDAMPDGGTLTIETADVELDQHYAQGHPGVAPGPHVCLTVTDTGIGMSPEVMARIFEPFFTTKTRGSGTGLGLASVQGTIARSGGSVTVYSEIGKGSAFKVYFPRAAAATATAPAPPAVVNQLGGTETVLVVEDADGLRNLIGLLLARQGYTVLSAANAGEARRLFDEHPDIAVILADVVMPGASGPELTRELLVERPSLKVIYMSGYPPGTIDRQGVLLAGIAFLPKPFTADALGRKLRSVLDSVD
- a CDS encoding SDR family oxidoreductase, translating into MQTQRFLVTGGSQGIGAAIVTQAREAGHQVVFTGRNEAEIAAVAKATGAHGLKADVAVDADNARTIETALGVMGGIDVLINNAGTGYNAEIGALDVDKMRQLFGINVFGMVDLTNRVVPLMKAQKSGDIVNLASTSGTKGAVGGTAYSGSKWAVRGISQCWQAELRPHGIRVVCICPSEVQTNWMGKTGRNNPNKLYAGDIAATIMAGLNMPRRVLWTELAVFANNPWKED
- a CDS encoding DUF302 domain-containing protein, which codes for MGNKLGFEVELPMAFDDAIPLVKDALKQEGFGVLTEIDLRAAFKEKLGKDFRPYVILGACNPPLAYAAVTADPSIGLLLPCNVTVESTGEGRSMVRLTDPEQLLGGVAAGMAPHMVEVAKDARVRMVRATDALKRISAA